Below is a genomic region from Patescibacteria group bacterium.
AGGCCGTTCCGGATGTGGCAAGGGGACACAAGCCAAACTGCTTAATGAATATCTAGAGCAGGAATACAAGGATTCTCAGGTATTTTATATTGAGTCTGGAAAGCAATTTCGTTCGTTGGTTGTCGGGAACAGCTACACAAGCACTCTTGCACGAGAGATAAATGATAGTGGACTTCTACAACCATCGTTCCTCTCTTCCTGGGTATGGTCTAACATATTGATTGAAGAGTTTACCGGTACAGAGCACTTGATTTTAGACGGTATTCCACGGAAGCTCAATGAGGCAAAGATTCTCGATGGGGCACTCCGGTTTTATAAGCGAGAAAAACCCTATTTCGTGTTTATAAATGTAACGGAAGCGTGGGCGCGGCAGAGACTTGAGGAAAGAGGCCGTAGCGATGATAAAAAAAGGGCGTCAATAGATACGAAAATGAAGTGGTATGAATCTGATGTCTTACCCGCGGTTGATTTTTTCAGAAAGAATGAATCGTACAATTTTCTTGAAATCAAAGGAGAACAAACGATAGAAAAAGTACACGAGGATATTATCAAAAGTCTGAAAG
It encodes:
- a CDS encoding nucleoside monophosphate kinase; this encodes MVPKTFIIIGRSGCGKGTQAKLLNEYLEQEYKDSQVFYIESGKQFRSLVVGNSYTSTLAREINDSGLLQPSFLSSWVWSNILIEEFTGTEHLILDGIPRKLNEAKILDGALRFYKREKPYFVFINVTEAWARQRLEERGRSDDKKRASIDTKMKWYESDVLPAVDFFRKNESYNFLEIKGEQTIEKVHEDIIKSLKVLKV